Part of the Pyrobaculum calidifontis JCM 11548 genome, GCTATTTTCAAGAGGGGGAGGGTCTGGAAGCATATGCCGCTTCCCACTAGCACTGGGAGGTCTGTGTACGCCCTCGCCGTCGCCAAGTCTACTGGGTCTGGGGCCTCCCCCGTCTTTCTGCCGGTGACTACTATGGCGGCTGGTGCCGCCCTTGTGGAAGCCGCTTCCACCGCCTCGGCGAGTGTCCGCGGGTAAATGCTTTCGCCGTGTTTTACGTGGACGTCTGCGAGCACTTTGACGCCCTTTATGTAGGGGGCCTGGGGGGTTAAGATTCCCGACTCGGAGAGGACTATGTCCGTGTACGCGTTGCAGCGGATAAACGTGGCGCCCACGTGTCTCGCTATTATTGAGGCCTTTACGCATGCGTTTCTCAGCAGGTTTATCCCCACGGGCAGTGAGACCTCCCTGGCCACCTCCCTCGCCGCCACGGCCATGGCCACTGCGGCTTCGAAGTCCGCCTTGGGCTTAAACGGCATGTCGTAGTAGTTCTCCACTATCACTGCGTCGAAGCCGGCCTCTTCGAGCCTCTTGGCGCTTCTAACCGCATGTTCTAGGCGCTGGGGGGACCCGGTCGGCAGTAGGTGGACGACGCCTATCAACATGTGAAATATTTTTAAAGTGGCTTTTATGGTTGTCGCCATGGTTTACCCGCCGAAAACTTTGATGGTGGGGAGGTGCTCTCGTTGCGGTAGGAGGCTGTACGCGTTTGAGGACAAGTACGTGTGTAAAAAGATGGGCTACGTCTTCTGCGACGTGTGTGCCAGGAAGCTTCAGTACAAGTGCCCCGACGCGGTGACCCCCCTTGAGCCCGCATAGCGTGTTTTTGTCTATAACTGCAAGCCCCGGGGTTAGGGGCATCACCATCACTAGGGGGGATAGGATACTTGTAGTCCACCTTTATGCGAAGAGCGTCTACATGGCTGTGGTGTCGCGGGGCTGTGAGAGAGTTCTCGCAGACGAGGAGCTTAAGAGGGCGGCGTGGCTTCTCACTAGGCTAATGGACAGAGTGGGGAGACTTGTGAAATCTAGGTATTACACGTACACGGGCCCTCTGGAGGTGAGAGAGGGCGAGGTGGTCTTTCGGCCCTACGTGGCGCCTACCTCAGCCGTGGAGGTGGTGCTGAGGGGGGGCAAGGCCGCTGTGTTTGCTGGAGAGTGGCGGCGGAGGTTTCGCACTGGGGTAGACGTGGCCGCCGCGCTGAGGAGGGGGCTGGAGCTTTTGGAAAAATGTTAAATTT contains:
- a CDS encoding BtpA/SgcQ family protein, producing MLIGVVHLLPTGSPQRLEHAVRSAKRLEEAGFDAVIVENYYDMPFKPKADFEAAVAMAVAAREVAREVSLPVGINLLRNACVKASIIARHVGATFIRCNAYTDIVLSESGILTPQAPYIKGVKVLADVHVKHGESIYPRTLAEAVEAASTRAAPAAIVVTGRKTGEAPDPVDLATARAYTDLPVLVGSGICFQTLPLLKIADGAIVGTCVKDGAEIDPEKARRLVREAKAVLKPKRPLQLKS